A single Parabacteroides timonensis DNA region contains:
- the ybeY gene encoding rRNA maturation RNase YbeY translates to MAISFYAEDIELPVIKKRAVSSWIKAVTETYGKKTGDISYIFCSDEKILEVNRQYLQHDYYTDIITFDYTSGNKISGDLFISLDTVKTNSEKFETPYNEELHRTIIHGILHLCGINDKGPGEREIMEENENKALAILPEECREG, encoded by the coding sequence ATGGCAATATCATTTTACGCGGAAGACATCGAACTTCCGGTTATCAAAAAGAGAGCTGTCAGCAGCTGGATCAAAGCGGTGACAGAAACATACGGGAAAAAGACAGGGGATATCAGCTATATCTTTTGTTCCGACGAAAAGATCCTGGAGGTAAACCGCCAGTATCTGCAACACGATTATTACACCGATATCATCACATTCGATTACACCAGCGGCAACAAAATATCAGGTGACCTTTTCATCAGCCTAGATACAGTAAAAACAAATTCAGAAAAGTTCGAAACACCTTACAACGAAGAATTGCACCGCACGATCATCCACGGAATTCTTCATCTGTGCGGCATCAACGACAAAGGCCCGGGGGAGAGGGAGATCATGGAAGAAAACGAAAATAAGGCTTTGGCTATCTTGCCGGAGGAATGCCGGGAGGGGTGA
- a CDS encoding nucleoside recognition domain-containing protein, whose product MVLNYIWIAFFLIAFVVALGKLIFAGDTVVFTDIINATFDSAKSGFEISLGLTGILSLWLGIMKIGEKGGVIQSFARLAAPVFSKLFPDIPKGHPATGSIFMNFSANLLGLDNAATPMGLKAMQQLQEFNTDKESASNPMIMFLCINASGLTLIPITIMMYRAQLGAANPSDVFLPIMLATFTSTLIAILAVCIKQRINILQKNLLLFFGGVAAFIGGLVWLFNSLEQEQVSLYSTVFANTLLFTIICGFIVSGVRKKINVYDTFIEGAKEGFKTAITIIPYLIAVLVAIGVFRASGAMDFVIGGIRTGVEAVGLNADFVGGLPTILMKPLSGSGARGMMLDAMRTYGADSFVGRLSSIVQGSADTTFYVVALYYGSVGIRNTRYTVQCSLLADLAGAIAAIALTYLFFAQ is encoded by the coding sequence ATGGTTCTAAACTACATTTGGATTGCTTTCTTTCTTATCGCATTCGTTGTCGCACTGGGTAAACTGATCTTTGCAGGCGATACAGTGGTATTCACCGATATCATTAATGCCACATTCGACTCAGCCAAAAGTGGATTTGAAATATCATTAGGCTTAACAGGTATCTTGTCGCTTTGGCTAGGTATTATGAAGATCGGTGAAAAGGGAGGGGTGATTCAGTCGTTTGCCCGGTTGGCTGCTCCGGTGTTCAGCAAGCTCTTTCCCGATATCCCCAAAGGCCACCCGGCAACAGGTTCTATCTTTATGAACTTCTCCGCCAACCTGCTGGGACTGGATAATGCTGCGACTCCGATGGGATTAAAAGCGATGCAGCAATTACAGGAATTCAACACGGACAAGGAATCGGCCAGCAACCCGATGATTATGTTTTTATGTATCAATGCTTCCGGATTGACACTGATCCCTATCACGATCATGATGTACAGGGCACAGCTGGGAGCCGCCAATCCATCGGATGTATTCCTGCCGATCATGCTGGCGACATTTACTTCTACACTGATAGCTATCCTGGCTGTTTGTATTAAACAGCGTATCAATATCCTTCAGAAAAACCTGCTGTTATTCTTCGGAGGAGTAGCAGCTTTTATCGGAGGGCTCGTTTGGTTATTCAACTCGCTGGAGCAGGAACAGGTATCGCTTTATTCGACTGTCTTCGCCAATACGTTGTTGTTTACCATTATCTGCGGATTCATCGTAAGCGGCGTACGCAAAAAGATCAATGTCTACGATACATTTATCGAAGGGGCCAAAGAGGGCTTCAAGACAGCCATAACAATCATTCCATACCTGATAGCGGTACTGGTAGCCATCGGCGTATTCCGTGCATCGGGTGCAATGGATTTTGTGATAGGAGGTATCCGGACAGGAGTAGAGGCGGTAGGGCTGAATGCCGATTTTGTCGGTGGATTGCCAACCATACTGATGAAGCCGCTGAGTGGTAGCGGTGCCCGTGGCATGATGCTGGATGCAATGCGAACATATGGAGCCGATTCGTTTGTCGGACGCCTTTCGTCGATCGTACAGGGTTCTGCCGATACTACTTTTTATGTGGTGGCCCTTTATTATGGCAGTGTAGGAATCCGTAACACACGGTACACGGTACAGTGTTCTTTACTGGCTGACCTGGCGGGGGCTATTGCAGCAATAGCGCTCACTTATTTATTCTTTGCACAGTAA
- a CDS encoding 2-hydroxyacid dehydrogenase family protein, which produces MTKILVTYDMFREGFTELESKYDVTFPDGRDFTYEEVFEMIPEYDILCSMFDFPVNKELVDHAPNLKMVANYAVGYNNIDVAYCLEKGITVANTPDPVTAPTANLALGLMIDTARRITECDRKLRTLGKEMKIGVLENLGVNITGQTLGIIGMGRIGKALAKRANACGMEVIYHNRRQLYVDEETKLNVTYASMEELLAQSDFVSLNAPYTPDTYHIIGEEELKQMKPSAILINTARGPLVDEQALVKALQDGTIHGAGLDVFEFGDYPLPELLEMDNVVLTPHIGTQTLDVRIVMARTVCNNVIGFLEGDRPVSRVMRP; this is translated from the coding sequence ATGACAAAGATATTAGTAACCTACGACATGTTCCGTGAGGGCTTCACGGAGCTGGAAAGCAAGTATGATGTGACTTTTCCCGACGGAAGAGATTTCACCTATGAGGAAGTGTTCGAAATGATCCCGGAGTATGATATATTGTGCTCCATGTTCGATTTTCCGGTGAACAAAGAACTGGTAGACCATGCACCGAATTTAAAGATGGTAGCCAACTATGCGGTGGGTTACAATAATATCGATGTGGCTTACTGCCTGGAAAAAGGTATTACGGTAGCCAATACCCCTGACCCGGTGACCGCCCCTACCGCCAACCTGGCACTCGGTTTGATGATCGACACTGCCCGCCGCATTACCGAATGCGACCGTAAGTTGCGTACTTTAGGCAAGGAAATGAAAATAGGCGTACTCGAAAATCTGGGTGTGAATATTACCGGACAAACATTGGGTATCATCGGTATGGGACGTATTGGAAAGGCGCTTGCCAAACGTGCGAACGCCTGTGGCATGGAAGTGATCTATCATAACCGCCGCCAATTATATGTGGATGAAGAAACGAAACTGAACGTGACTTACGCCTCTATGGAGGAACTCTTGGCACAATCCGATTTCGTCTCTTTGAATGCTCCTTATACCCCTGACACCTATCATATCATTGGTGAAGAAGAGTTGAAGCAGATGAAGCCGTCCGCTATCCTGATTAACACTGCCCGCGGCCCGTTGGTAGACGAACAGGCGCTGGTGAAGGCTTTGCAGGACGGAACGATTCATGGTGCCGGTCTGGATGTATTTGAATTTGGCGATTATCCGCTGCCGGAACTGCTGGAAATGGATAATGTCGTATTGACCCCGCATATAGGAACGCAGACATTGGATGTACGTATCGTCATGGCCCGTACGGTTTGTAATAACGTCATCGGATTTTTGGAAGGCGACCGTCCTGTATCACGTGTCATGCGTCCATGA
- a CDS encoding DNA alkylation repair protein, translating to MTAEFVLSELLSMANPEKAAFLQRFFKTGPGQYAEGDVFLGLVVPLTRSIAKANKQTPLAELQKLMDSEYHEARLCALLIVVEQFKKASEANRKKLYDFYLGNAHRINNWDLVDVTCPHLVGLYLLDKDRSRLYELAESDCLWEQRIAMVSTVTFIRNREYTDTLALAEKLMSHKHDLMHKAVGWMLREVGKKDRETLTGFLEEYATRLPRTALRYAIEHYPEDQRQYFLKKK from the coding sequence ATGACCGCGGAGTTTGTATTGAGCGAACTTCTCTCGATGGCGAATCCGGAGAAGGCTGCTTTCCTGCAACGTTTCTTTAAAACGGGGCCGGGACAGTATGCCGAAGGCGATGTATTCCTCGGACTGGTCGTTCCCCTCACCCGCAGCATCGCAAAGGCGAACAAGCAAACACCTTTGGCAGAATTGCAGAAATTGATGGATAGCGAATATCACGAAGCACGCCTTTGTGCCCTTTTGATCGTGGTCGAGCAATTCAAAAAGGCTTCGGAAGCCAACCGGAAGAAACTGTATGATTTCTATCTCGGCAATGCCCACCGGATCAATAACTGGGATCTGGTGGATGTAACTTGTCCGCATCTGGTGGGGCTTTATTTGTTGGATAAAGACCGTTCGCGGTTGTATGAACTGGCGGAAAGCGATTGCCTGTGGGAACAACGTATCGCAATGGTTTCGACGGTGACGTTTATCCGTAACCGTGAATATACCGATACACTGGCATTGGCGGAAAAACTGATGTCGCATAAACATGACCTGATGCATAAGGCTGTGGGCTGGATGCTTCGTGAGGTCGGAAAGAAGGATCGGGAGACACTGACCGGATTCCTGGAAGAATATGCCACCCGTCTCCCTCGCACAGCACTCCGCTATGCCATCGAGCATTACCCGGAGGATCAGCGTCAGTATTTCCTGAAGAAGAAATAA
- a CDS encoding TIGR02757 family protein, producing MDEQIKEKLRRWAKEYNVDTFIPDDPVQFPHRYTEKKDIEVSAFLTSWISYGRRELILRKANELHAAMGVSPYRWIMEEGYKYLPGNAVEPGKRDTFYRFYTYSHLRQLCERLKCIYEKHESLEDALATSPYPNPITKIQDVFSGIEGIPVLTGTSACKRLAMFLRWMVRKDGIVDFGIWGTSIRPHELIIPLDTHVHQISLELGLTAQKNATLRTAIEITEALKEVFPDDPCLGDFALFGYDINRKTL from the coding sequence ATGGATGAACAGATAAAAGAAAAGCTCCGTCGTTGGGCAAAAGAATATAACGTAGATACCTTTATTCCGGACGATCCGGTGCAGTTTCCGCACCGGTACACCGAAAAGAAAGACATAGAAGTCTCCGCCTTTCTCACCTCCTGGATCTCTTACGGACGACGGGAACTGATCTTGCGGAAGGCAAACGAACTGCATGCGGCGATGGGTGTCAGTCCGTACCGCTGGATTATGGAGGAAGGTTATAAATACTTGCCGGGAAATGCGGTGGAACCGGGCAAAAGGGATACTTTTTACCGTTTCTACACCTACTCCCATCTCCGGCAATTGTGCGAGCGGTTGAAATGTATCTATGAAAAACATGAATCGCTGGAAGACGCATTGGCTACCAGTCCATACCCCAATCCGATTACGAAAATACAGGATGTCTTTTCGGGTATTGAGGGTATTCCGGTATTGACCGGTACATCCGCCTGTAAACGTCTGGCTATGTTCCTTCGCTGGATGGTTCGGAAAGACGGTATTGTCGATTTCGGAATCTGGGGAACATCGATACGCCCTCATGAACTGATCATTCCTTTAGATACACATGTCCATCAGATATCCTTGGAACTGGGATTGACCGCTCAAAAGAATGCCACTTTAAGAACAGCCATCGAGATAACCGAAGCCCTGAAAGAAGTCTTTCCTGATGATCCGTGTCTGGGGGATTTTGCGCTGTTTGGGTATGATATAAATAGGAAAACGTTGTAA
- a CDS encoding ATP-binding protein — MFKRDIITSLEEWAADSHRKPLILRGARQVGKTTIVNEFGKQFDNYLSLNLEKEEAAKLFELAIPLKDLMPLLFAHCGILRKEGRTLLFIDEIQNSAKAISLLRYFYEELPDIYVIAAGSLLENIVDIHSSFPVGRVQYLALRPCSFREFLQAIHEEALLPVLMQPEVTPAFHNRLINLFNTYTLIGGMPEVVQLYAERRDILSLDSIYETLLQGYRDDVEKYTTGRLLPDVVRFILKEGWHKAGQTITLGGFANSSYKAREVSEAFRLLEKAMLLELVYPTTATDVPATSEIKRMPKLIWLDTGLVNYAAQVQKEILGAGDIMDTWRGMIAEQIVAQELLTLTNKVSQKRNFWVRGQNDSSAEVDYIWVQDSKIFPIEVKSGHNAHLRSLHSFMERSSQTVAFRVWSQPYSVNEVKTVKDKQFKLINLPFYLVGELTAIISKFL; from the coding sequence ATGTTCAAAAGAGATATCATTACAAGCCTGGAGGAATGGGCGGCAGACAGTCACCGGAAGCCTCTTATACTGCGTGGAGCCCGTCAGGTAGGCAAAACAACGATAGTGAATGAATTCGGCAAACAGTTTGATAATTATCTGTCATTAAACCTGGAGAAAGAGGAGGCGGCCAAACTGTTCGAATTAGCCATCCCCCTGAAAGACCTGATGCCTCTTCTGTTTGCCCACTGCGGCATCCTGCGAAAAGAAGGACGCACTTTGCTGTTTATCGACGAAATACAAAATTCAGCCAAAGCAATTTCGCTGTTACGCTATTTCTATGAAGAACTACCCGATATATACGTTATAGCTGCCGGCTCTTTATTGGAAAACATAGTCGATATACATAGTTCGTTTCCGGTTGGCCGCGTACAATATCTGGCATTACGCCCATGTTCTTTCCGGGAATTCCTGCAGGCAATCCACGAAGAGGCATTGCTGCCTGTACTTATGCAACCGGAAGTCACGCCTGCTTTCCACAACCGCCTGATCAATCTCTTCAATACCTATACCCTGATAGGAGGAATGCCGGAAGTAGTGCAGTTATATGCCGAAAGACGGGATATCCTATCACTCGACTCCATCTATGAAACACTTTTGCAAGGTTACAGGGATGATGTGGAAAAATACACAACCGGCAGACTCCTTCCGGATGTCGTACGTTTCATTCTAAAAGAAGGATGGCACAAAGCAGGGCAAACCATTACGCTGGGAGGTTTCGCCAACTCATCCTATAAGGCACGTGAAGTCAGCGAAGCATTCCGATTGCTGGAAAAGGCCATGTTGCTCGAACTGGTTTATCCCACAACAGCCACAGATGTGCCGGCAACCTCCGAGATCAAACGTATGCCTAAACTGATCTGGCTGGATACCGGACTGGTCAATTATGCCGCACAGGTACAAAAAGAGATATTGGGAGCCGGCGACATCATGGATACCTGGCGGGGAATGATAGCAGAACAGATCGTTGCACAGGAGCTTCTGACACTGACAAACAAAGTCAGCCAGAAGCGTAACTTCTGGGTCAGGGGACAAAACGACTCAAGCGCGGAGGTCGATTACATATGGGTACAGGACTCTAAAATCTTTCCTATTGAAGTGAAATCAGGACATAACGCACACTTACGTTCGCTTCATTCTTTTATGGAACGTAGCTCTCAAACAGTAGCTTTCCGCGTATGGTCGCAACCTTATTCGGTAAATGAAGTAAAGACAGTGAAAGATAAGCAGTTTAAACTCATCAATTTACCTTTCTATTTGGTAGGGGAGCTGACAGCCATTATATCCAAATTCCTTTAA
- a CDS encoding cyclically-permuted mutarotase family protein encodes MYNKTILTGWLLLLLFSLAGCNHSVSKPNEIMIDWSKLPDLPGMADTASLGVSAPFAGISNGILLVAGGCNFPDKPVTEGGAKKYYSDIFALDLSNQTTGWKKAGNLPFPVAYGASVTTPEGVVCIGGNNSDTFFPDVYLLSWNTNDEKAVITQLASLPASMDNLSAAYTDRTIYVAGGNSNMAPSNTFLSMRLTAGSNWTSLPDFPGAVRVQPVLAAQKAEDGVRIYLAGGFQPIQGDMEAIVPADILSFHPATNTWETEGELPLFEDGTHRTFTGGCAVPYGDSSILLLGGVNYDRFLAAVNRPKLIEAAEAKGDTTLVNMLQEEGKAYMHHPVEWYKSNTALLQYNTFTKEWTDLGDYEQLARAGAGAILKSDSLIIVNGELKPGIRTPQVNLAIIK; translated from the coding sequence ATGTACAACAAAACAATATTAACCGGATGGCTGCTCCTGCTGCTCTTTTCGTTGGCAGGATGCAACCATTCCGTATCTAAACCGAATGAGATCATGATCGACTGGAGCAAATTACCCGACCTGCCCGGAATGGCAGACACCGCATCACTGGGAGTATCGGCCCCGTTTGCCGGCATAAGTAACGGAATATTGTTGGTTGCCGGAGGCTGCAACTTTCCCGATAAGCCCGTCACAGAAGGAGGGGCTAAAAAATATTACAGCGATATATTCGCCCTCGACCTTTCCAACCAAACTACCGGATGGAAGAAAGCAGGCAATCTGCCTTTTCCGGTAGCCTACGGAGCATCTGTCACCACCCCCGAAGGAGTGGTCTGCATCGGCGGGAACAACAGCGATACGTTCTTTCCGGATGTATACCTGTTATCATGGAATACCAACGATGAAAAGGCGGTTATTACCCAATTGGCTTCGCTTCCCGCATCTATGGATAACCTTTCTGCCGCCTACACCGATCGTACGATTTATGTAGCCGGAGGAAACAGCAATATGGCTCCCAGTAACACTTTCCTCTCCATGAGGCTAACAGCAGGAAGCAACTGGACCAGCCTTCCTGATTTTCCGGGAGCAGTCCGCGTCCAGCCTGTTTTAGCAGCTCAAAAGGCAGAAGACGGTGTACGTATTTATTTAGCCGGCGGTTTCCAGCCCATTCAAGGCGATATGGAAGCAATCGTCCCGGCAGATATCCTTAGCTTTCATCCGGCAACAAACACATGGGAAACGGAAGGAGAATTGCCTTTATTCGAAGATGGCACACATCGCACCTTCACCGGAGGTTGTGCAGTCCCTTATGGCGACAGTTCGATCCTGCTGCTGGGTGGTGTCAACTACGACCGTTTCCTTGCCGCCGTCAACCGCCCGAAGCTGATCGAGGCAGCCGAAGCCAAAGGAGACACGACTTTGGTCAATATGTTACAGGAGGAAGGCAAAGCCTATATGCACCATCCGGTGGAATGGTACAAATCCAACACGGCTTTGTTGCAATACAACACATTCACTAAAGAATGGACCGATCTGGGCGATTACGAGCAATTAGCCCGTGCCGGAGCAGGAGCCATACTCAAAAGCGACAGCCTCATCATCGTCAACGGCGAATTAAAGCCGGGTATCCGTACCCCACAGGTCAACCTGGCCATCATAAAATAA
- a CDS encoding GDSL-type esterase/lipase family protein, giving the protein MKKTLLLLCLLLCTTAYAQKKIKVACVGNSVTYGVGIDNREVNSYPAQLQRMLGEDYEVMNFGKSGATLLNKGHRPYCEQEEYKAALDFAGDLVVVHLGLNDTDPRNWPNYRDNFVTDYLSLIESFRKVNPACKIWICRMTPISHRHPRFKSGTRDWYWMEQATIEEIASLGNTGLIDLQAGLYNRPDLLPDALHPTTEGAGILAKTIYRELTGNYGGLQMPVTYSDNMVLQREKPLPVTGIANAGQKVTVQIAGQKKEAVTAPNGKWSVTLEPLRAGGPYELTIEASSDKKGKKKAGDSQKIVYKNVLIGEVWLCSGQSNMAFRVNELVSLQHKELTEYAGKQPQIRLFNMEPRWFTNAVEWDEAVMDSLNRLQYYHDTQWTVCNEQTADKFSAVAFSFGRMLSDSLKVPVGLILNAVGGSGTEAWIDRKTLEFDFTDILYNWTQNDFIQDWVRGRAALNIKKSTNKQQRHPYEPCYLYETGIEPLRQYPIRGIIWYQGESNAQNMETHERLFPLLVNSWRENWQEELPFYYVQLSSINRPSWTWFRDSQRRMMQAIPNCGMAVSSDRGDSLNVHPRYKREIGERLARWALNRTYGHRLTPSGPLFRSVEFKDGAAYITFDYAEGLHTSDGQPVRTFEIAEYDGLFVPAEAEIVDGKVKVRSDKIARPQLVRYGWQPFTRANLVNGDELPASTFRTETK; this is encoded by the coding sequence ATGAAAAAAACTCTTTTATTACTATGCTTGTTACTCTGCACGACCGCCTATGCTCAGAAAAAGATCAAGGTGGCTTGTGTAGGTAACAGTGTAACCTACGGTGTAGGCATAGACAACCGGGAAGTAAACTCGTATCCGGCACAATTACAGCGTATGCTGGGAGAGGATTACGAAGTAATGAACTTTGGAAAAAGCGGTGCCACCTTACTGAACAAAGGCCATCGTCCGTACTGCGAACAAGAAGAATATAAAGCAGCTCTCGACTTTGCCGGAGACCTGGTTGTCGTCCATCTCGGACTCAACGACACCGATCCGCGCAACTGGCCGAATTACCGGGATAACTTTGTCACGGATTATCTTTCCCTGATCGAATCGTTCCGGAAAGTAAATCCGGCATGCAAAATATGGATCTGCCGGATGACACCGATCTCTCATCGCCATCCACGCTTCAAGTCGGGTACACGCGACTGGTACTGGATGGAACAGGCGACGATCGAAGAAATAGCCAGTCTGGGAAATACCGGATTGATCGATCTCCAGGCAGGACTTTATAACCGTCCGGATCTCTTGCCCGATGCCCTGCACCCGACAACCGAAGGGGCAGGTATCCTGGCAAAGACGATCTACCGGGAACTGACCGGTAATTACGGAGGATTGCAAATGCCCGTCACTTACTCGGACAATATGGTCCTGCAGCGGGAAAAACCGTTGCCCGTAACCGGTATTGCCAATGCCGGTCAAAAGGTAACAGTTCAAATAGCCGGTCAGAAAAAGGAAGCGGTGACAGCCCCGAACGGTAAATGGTCTGTTACCCTCGAACCGCTCCGGGCCGGAGGTCCTTATGAGCTGACGATAGAGGCTTCTTCCGATAAAAAGGGCAAAAAGAAAGCGGGCGATTCACAAAAGATCGTCTACAAAAATGTCTTAATCGGCGAAGTATGGCTCTGTTCCGGCCAGTCGAACATGGCTTTCCGGGTGAATGAACTGGTCTCTTTGCAACACAAGGAACTGACTGAATATGCCGGTAAACAACCACAAATACGTCTTTTCAATATGGAGCCACGCTGGTTCACAAATGCGGTGGAATGGGATGAAGCAGTCATGGATTCTCTCAACCGCCTGCAATATTACCACGACACACAATGGACGGTATGCAACGAACAGACAGCCGATAAGTTCTCCGCCGTAGCTTTCTCCTTCGGACGAATGTTGTCAGACAGCCTGAAGGTTCCGGTCGGACTCATACTGAATGCTGTCGGAGGTTCGGGAACCGAAGCATGGATAGACCGGAAAACACTGGAGTTCGATTTCACCGATATCCTGTATAACTGGACACAAAACGACTTTATCCAGGACTGGGTACGCGGCCGTGCCGCCCTCAACATAAAGAAATCGACCAACAAACAACAACGGCATCCGTACGAACCCTGTTACCTGTATGAGACAGGCATCGAGCCGTTACGGCAATATCCGATCAGAGGAATCATCTGGTATCAGGGTGAATCGAATGCACAGAATATGGAGACACACGAACGCCTGTTCCCATTGCTGGTGAATAGCTGGCGGGAGAACTGGCAGGAAGAACTACCGTTCTACTATGTTCAATTATCCAGTATCAACCGTCCGAGCTGGACCTGGTTCCGTGACAGCCAGCGCCGGATGATGCAGGCAATCCCGAATTGCGGAATGGCGGTAAGCAGCGACCGGGGCGACTCATTGAATGTACATCCACGATATAAACGTGAGATAGGGGAACGCCTGGCACGTTGGGCTTTAAACCGAACCTACGGACATCGGCTCACTCCGTCAGGCCCGCTCTTCCGTTCGGTTGAGTTCAAGGACGGTGCCGCCTATATCACCTTTGATTATGCGGAGGGCTTGCATACTTCCGACGGACAGCCGGTACGAACCTTTGAAATAGCTGAGTACGACGGATTATTTGTTCCGGCAGAAGCTGAAATTGTCGATGGAAAGGTCAAAGTCCGGAGCGATAAGATCGCCCGCCCCCAATTAGTCCGCTACGGATGGCAGCCTTTCACCCGTGCCAATCTGGTGAACGGGGACGAACTTCCCGCTTCCACATTCAGAACAGAAACAAAATAG
- a CDS encoding family 20 glycosylhydrolase has translation MKQKLFITFILCLWLPAVYADGSLNLLPRPQQVDWMKQTFSGKEISLSLDGNTEQMVTDWLQESNIGINPASRKVFRVTLTDNFPEAKINPEEAYKLQVSSQGISIEATTEQGVYWAIQTLRQLTEKKGDKSYITGCTITDWPAFRIRGFMQDVGRSYISMEELKREIAKLSQYKINVFHWHLTENQSWRLESKIFPMLNDSIHTTRMPGKYYTLEEAKELVEFCKQHQVLLIPEFDMPGHSAAFISTFRHDMQSPEGMKILKLLIEEVCETFDVPYLHIGTDEVKFTNPQFVPEMVAFVRSKGKKVISWNPGWHYQPGEIDMIHMWSYRGKLQEGIPAIDSRFHYLNHFDTFTDLRGLFMSNIYHHTESSDDMAGVILAVWNDRLVQPEEKIINENYLYPNMLTIAERSWRGGGYEYFDKYGTNMPPESSEEYKAFAEFEQRLLWHKEHHFKGYPFPYVKQTGIRWRITDAFPNNGNRSSIFPPETELKDSYTYEGKTYGTNDTEGAGIYLRHVWGNTIPCFYKDPQENHTAYAWTWVYSPKDQEAGAWIEFQNYGRSEMDLTPPQGQWDYKGSRIWLNDEEILPPVWTATHKEKSNEVPLGNENCVGREPTKVHLQKGWNKVFMKLPVGEFRLPEVRLVKWMFTFALVTPDGEKAVDGLIYSPDKKR, from the coding sequence ATGAAGCAAAAACTGTTCATAACATTTATACTATGTTTATGGCTACCGGCGGTCTATGCTGACGGTAGCCTGAACTTACTTCCCCGGCCGCAGCAGGTGGATTGGATGAAACAGACCTTCTCCGGTAAGGAGATTTCCCTCTCGCTGGACGGCAACACCGAACAAATGGTTACCGACTGGCTGCAGGAAAGCAATATCGGCATAAATCCTGCCAGCAGGAAAGTGTTTCGGGTAACTCTTACCGACAACTTTCCGGAAGCAAAAATAAATCCGGAGGAAGCCTACAAACTACAGGTTTCATCGCAGGGAATCTCCATCGAAGCAACCACCGAACAGGGAGTGTATTGGGCTATCCAAACGCTCCGCCAGCTGACGGAGAAAAAGGGTGACAAATCCTATATCACAGGATGCACCATTACAGACTGGCCCGCTTTCCGTATCCGCGGATTTATGCAGGACGTAGGCCGTTCGTATATCTCGATGGAAGAACTGAAACGCGAAATAGCCAAACTATCACAATATAAGATCAACGTATTCCACTGGCACCTCACGGAGAATCAGTCCTGGCGCCTGGAAAGTAAAATCTTCCCGATGCTCAACGACAGTATCCATACGACTCGTATGCCGGGCAAATACTACACATTGGAAGAAGCCAAAGAACTGGTCGAGTTCTGTAAGCAACATCAGGTATTACTCATTCCCGAATTTGATATGCCGGGACACAGTGCCGCTTTCATCAGCACCTTCCGCCACGACATGCAAAGTCCGGAAGGCATGAAAATACTGAAACTGCTGATTGAAGAAGTGTGCGAGACATTCGATGTGCCGTACCTGCATATCGGAACCGACGAAGTGAAATTCACCAACCCGCAATTCGTTCCCGAAATGGTTGCTTTCGTACGGTCAAAAGGCAAAAAAGTAATCTCCTGGAATCCGGGATGGCACTATCAGCCGGGAGAGATCGACATGATCCATATGTGGAGTTACCGGGGTAAGCTACAGGAAGGAATCCCCGCCATAGACTCACGTTTCCATTATCTGAACCATTTCGATACTTTTACCGATCTGCGCGGATTGTTCATGAGCAATATCTACCATCATACCGAAAGCAGCGACGATATGGCAGGTGTGATCCTGGCTGTCTGGAACGACCGCCTGGTACAACCGGAAGAGAAAATCATCAACGAAAACTATCTGTATCCGAACATGCTGACCATTGCCGAACGTTCCTGGAGAGGGGGCGGCTATGAATACTTCGATAAATACGGCACGAATATGCCTCCGGAAAGCAGCGAGGAATACAAAGCATTTGCAGAATTTGAACAGCGTCTGCTCTGGCATAAAGAACATCATTTCAAAGGCTATCCGTTCCCGTACGTTAAACAGACAGGCATCCGCTGGCGCATCACCGATGCTTTCCCGAATAACGGAAACAGGAGTAGCATATTCCCTCCGGAAACCGAATTGAAAGACAGTTATACGTACGAAGGAAAGACCTACGGCACCAACGACACCGAAGGAGCCGGAATCTATCTGCGCCATGTATGGGGCAACACAATACCCTGCTTCTATAAAGATCCGCAGGAAAACCATACCGCCTATGCCTGGACCTGGGTGTACTCTCCCAAAGACCAGGAAGCCGGTGCCTGGATCGAGTTCCAGAACTACGGACGCTCGGAAATGGACCTCACCCCGCCTCAGGGACAATGGGACTATAAAGGGAGCCGTATATGGCTGAACGACGAAGAGATACTGCCTCCTGTATGGACAGCTACCCACAAGGAGAAATCGAATGAAGTTCCGCTGGGGAACGAGAACTGTGTAGGCCGTGAACCGACGAAAGTCCATCTGCAAAAGGGATGGAACAAAGTGTTTATGAAACTGCCTGTAGGGGAATTTCGTCTGCCGGAAGTACGGCTCGTCAAGTGGATGTTCACCTTCGCACTCGTTACGCCGGACGGAGAAAAAGCAGTGGACGGACTGATCTACTCGCCGGATAAGAAAAGATAA